The DNA region CGTGACGGTATTTTCTGTTATTGCTGTAGTGGTAGTTGTAGCACCCACAACATCACCAGGACCATTTAACAAAGATTCTTCTGGAGGGATCATTTGTACCGGTGCGCCTTCGAGCTCTAGCGAGTTCAACATCATCTCATAAATCGTGCGGTAATTGATATACGGCTTACTATCTGGATTGTATTTGAAGATAAAGACGCGTTCTCCCCAGGTGAATACCGCCTCTAAGCGATCTGGGCTCAAAATCCCCTCTAGACCTTGCTTTGTGGTTAATGAACGCAACATATCAGCCGTTGTTGTAGGACTTTTTGTAAGATACCAATCTTTTGCCGAGAGCTGCTGTGTATTTGGTACTACCTCGATCAAAAATCTTTCTCCTTGTCCCGTAACAATACTTGCTCTCTCGCCATCCGCGATATCCATCGAGCTCGTCCAAGCGGATGGCACGATAATCGACCAACCAATCGAGCCTTTAAACGATTTTACTAAGGTTGTATCTAAAATTTTTACTGGTGCTTGTGCCGCAGGATTATAAAGATGGAATACTTCGTTACCATCTAAGAACCCATCACGATCCGTATCGGGATTACGAGGATCTGTTGAGAAGACAAGCTCCTCGCTATCAGACAAACCATCCGAGTCAGAATCAAGTCCTCCAGGTGGCAAAGACGGCGTCACGGGTTGCGCCGAAGCTACCGTCGCTAATGCTTCTGCAGAAGCAGGAGAAGCCCCGCCTTCGTTAACAGCAGAAATACGATATCGATAACTCAAACCAGCCGAAACACTTACATCAAGAAAAGATGTGCTATTTGCAGGTAGATTCGTCAAAATAGCAAAAGCTCCATCCGCC from Candidatus Nomurabacteria bacterium includes:
- a CDS encoding fibronectin type III domain-containing protein yields the protein MNPFEATKAPTEAPSSPKRSPEIVVMPEKYYGVALKMDAREMEAKEATPTPAPATPPPPPKPKQALVPMAEEKPSPWPYIALALIILLLIGGGFAYVNREALFGKKEPIVTTPPVIETPVKSPPQTPANIMATSVSGTQAITLTWLDATNDETGFRLERATADGAFAILTNLPANSTSFLDVSVSAGLSYRYRISAVNEGGASPASAEALATVASAQPVTPSLPPGGLDSDSDGLSDSEELVFSTDPRNPDTDRDGFLDGNEVFHLYNPAAQAPVKILDTTLVKSFKGSIGWSIIVPSAWTSSMDIADGERASIVTGQGERFLIEVVPNTQQLSAKDWYLTKSPTTTADMLRSLTTKQGLEGILSPDRLEAVFTWGERVFIFKYNPDSKPYINYRTIYEMMLNSLELEGAPVQMIPPEESLLNGPGDVVGATTTTTAITENTVTTTSTVDIPNVTTTSP